A window of Natrinema sp. HArc-T2 genomic DNA:
TACGCCATCGGAAGGTCGTACTCCTCGGCGACAGACAGCAAGTCACGACCGAAGTCACGTGTGCGAGTCAACACTGCGATGTCGCCGTACTCAGGAGTGCGAAGCTCACCATCGTCCTCAACTGCGTATGTGTCGTTCCCGACGATCTCCTGAACCTTCGTTAGGATCGCCTCGTGTTCATCGTCGTGCTGGATGGCTTCGATCTGTGAGTGTTCGTGCTCTGTGTTCGATGACAGTGAGACAACCTGTTCGCGGATCGCTTCTCGATCGATTGACTCGTGGCTACTTGCTGGGTTTACAAGCGCGTGTTCCGAGAAATCGAGAATCTCCTGGGTCGACCGATAGTTTTCTTCGAGTTCGATGTTGGTTATCGGCTCGACCGGGAACGAAACGCGCTCGGCGTCATCGTTCAGGTCGGTCGTGAATCGCTCGAGACGTGAGTCGAATTCGGTGATGTTCTCGATCGCGGCATACTGGAAGGAGTAGATGCTTTGCTTCCAGTCGCCAACGACGCAGATATTGTCCGTTCCAGCGAGTAGCAGCGAGAGTTTGAATTGGATCTCACTCGAGTCCTGGAACTCGTCGATCATCACGTACTCGAACGCAAGCGACTCGCGAAGGTCGTCGTCCTCACAGAGGAGGACGAACGCGAAAAGCTGGAGGAACGAGAAGTTCAGGTAGTTCCGGCGGAGCGCGAACTCGAGGTACTCAATGTAGATATCGTGGATGAATTCGATGAGGTGCTCGCGGTCTTCAGTGAAGGCTCGCTCGGCGACCTCATCGGGAATCGCCTTCGTGCCACGTGGTCCTCGTAGCTCTGACCGATCGGGGGCGTCCGGGAGGTAACACTTGTTCTTGCCATATCGACCGAGTTTCGAGCGCAGTTTCGATTGTTTGCTGCCCCCATTCCGAGGCTGATTCAGTTCGTCAAATACAGCTTTGAACGCGTCGAAGTCGCCCTCGAGATGGCTCTTGCTGTCACGATACCAGCCGTCGGTAGTCGGGAAGACGCCTTTGGCTGCGAGATTGTTGATGAGATCCAGCAGCTCTGTCGGCTCCGAGAGACACCGGAACAGATCGTCGTATTCCGAATGGTCGTCGCTGAACTGGTCGATGAGCTCCCCGAAGTACTCACGCTCGATCGTCTCGTTCTCGAGGACCTGTGTTGAGCCAGTGATCGCATCGTCGATCCCTAGATGCGTGGGCGCATGGAAGCCGTGTTGCTCGAGGATATCATTACAGAGGCTGTGGAAGGTCTGGATCGGTGCGTCCTTCAGCGCCCGCATATCGTAGTCGCAGTTGGTGACGATGCGGTCTTTCATCTCCGTCGCTGCGTTGCGGGTGAAGGTAATTAGCAGGACGTCATCCGGCTCTACGTCGTTCTGGGAGACGATATTCGCGTAGCGACGAGTGACTGTGAACGTCTTGCCGGTCCCAGCGCCGGCATCAACGAGATACAGCCCTTCTGTACTCTCGATGAGTTCACGCTGTTTCGGGTTCGGTGCTGTCATCGACTCACCTCGGTCTCGTCAGCCGGGGCATCGGTTGCGCGCTCTGTTGTCAGAATCATATCGCGGTTGTCCACGTATCGGTAGTTCGGCTCACCTGCTCGTCCCTCGACGGGGAAACGAGACTCCCCACGGCGATATCGGTTCAGTTCCGCGAGTTGGTCATCGATGAATCGCTCGAATTCGTCGAGATCCTCGACGAAATAGCCCTCTTTGCGATAGCCACACAGGTGCCTGAATGCCTGCATGCAGCCATTTGTGACGTATTTGTAATCGCCGACGGCTTCGATCATCCGCTCGAGGAGTGCGTTGCCGAACGGTGAATCGGCCATCTCCTCTGCATCCCGCGTTCTGGGTGGCTGGTGTGCATCAAACGCTGCCAGATATTCTTCGTAGCTTGTCTTTGAGAACGTCTTGTTGCAATCGTTCGAGGCATCTTCGCGGAGCTCTTCGAAAACGGCTCGTGACTGAACGAATTCGTCGAACGGGGTCGGACGGTACGTGACTGTCGTCAGGCAGTCGTCGAGAGTCCCCTCGCCCGTGACGACGTCATCGAGCGTCTCGAGGAAGTGGAAGAAGGTGAACTCGAGTTGCTCATTCGGTCGCTGGCTCCGGTAGTAGGTGAGGTAGAGCAACGCCTGGAAATTCGGGCGATCGCTCGGTGGATCAATTGCTGCGCGTTTGATTACCTGTGACGATGATTTCTTGCTTCCACTTTTGAAGTCGACCAGCTGTGTCGGCGACTGTACGAGGTCGATCTTCCCTTTGATCCCACGGTCGTCGTCCTCGAACCATCGTTCGGTCGCTGGGGAGTCGACCGGTCGGTCGAAGTATGTCGCGAAGACGTTGTCACTGCTGCTCGTGGGTGTGTGGGAGTCAGTATCCGACGGTGCATTCCTCTCGAGGTAGTCGGCGATCGTCTCGAGGCCAACGCGATACGTCGTTTGTCGGGCGGCCAGATCGACATCACGGTGGAACGCCCGTGTCTCCTCGATCATGACATCGACGACCTCCTCGATGACAGCGTCATCGACGAACTTGGGATGGTTGACGACGAACTCTGCGAAGTCGTGGAAGAGGTTCCCCTCAACGAAGTGGTCTTTATCTGGGTTGTCGACGAGCCGTCCAAACAAGTAGTCTCGAGGGCAGTTCGCGTATGAATTGAGACTCGATTGGCTGAGTGCCGTCTCTGGCTCGGTCTCGACGTTGATTGGTTCTTTGTCGAATCCTGCGCCTGTCGACCGAAACGTCCGTGCGTAGCGAATCGATTCGAAATCACTGAAACGCTCGAACTCGGTTTCGAGGAGGCCTTCGAAGTACAGACACGGCGTTACGGGTGTCCCCCCGGCAGTGTCCTGGACGAGATAGTACTGGTCGACACCACTCTGGAGCAGCGACTGGAACTGATCGATATTCCGCTCGAATTCCTCGTCATGATCGACCCATGGTCGCTCTGGTGACGTGTGCGTCCAACTTTCGTCAAGGCCGAGGTAGAAGACGACTGGCCGATCAACAAACGACGCTGATTTCGCATCGGCCAGCAGGACGCCCTCGTTTTCTCGGTCGATCGGGACGTCGTAGGTCTCGAGATAGAAGGTGAGTCGATCAATGGTATCTTCGGTGATCGCCTCGTTGAGGAGTCCGAGATGGTCGAGTTCCTCGCGGAAGGTCTCGAGCGTACACTCGGCGCGGTTTTCGTAGGCGGTTAGCGCGTCACCGATCGTGAGCGCTGCTGCCCGATCGCAGAAGTCACGGAGCCACTCGAGCTCGGGAGCGTCGACCTCGAAAAGCCGCTTTTCGTCGTGATCGACATCGATAGTCATCCCGAGACGGGTTAGGAGCGGTTTCACACTCTTGAGGCGGGTATCGGATCCTGCAATCGTGCTCCGGAGAAGCTGGATAACGGCTCGATGATCCTGATCGTCGGTGAACGATGGGCCGCCGTAATATGGAATCTCTGTCGCTTCAAACGCGGACTCGATGAGTGGTGAATACTCACTATTCGCATCGAGAACGACTGCAATGTCGTCGGCGTTCTCTGGGGTGACCGTATCGAGGACGGCATCGACGATTGCTGCTGGTGAGTCAAAGATTCGGACGGGAGGCAATTCGAACGAGTCGTCACAGAAGCGATCGACAGCGTCGTATTGCGGGGGAAGAATCGATCGCTCGAGATTCGTCAGTTGCTGTTCGCCGATGACGGCGACTGGTTCGTACTCCTCGCGGTCGATTTGGTAGTCAGTGAGCGTTCGCGACGTCGTTTCGAGTGATTCGATACAGTCGACGACGGTTCGTGTTGCTGGCGTATCGAACGTATCGTACTCGAGAATTGAATCGGGGCTGCCCTGATACTCCCAGCACTGCAGCACGTTCCCGATTGCGTAGGACGCCTGCTTCCAACTGAGATTGTTTTGGCTGGTGACCTCGAGGAAGGCCAGCCGGTCTTCTGCAGTTTCTCGACGTCTGGCAGCGAGTCTGCGGGGTGTGATCGCGAACGGGCCGAAATGGGGGTGCTCGAGTCGTCGGTTGAGTGCACTTGCTAACGGGGCGTCGGGGACGATGACGAGATCGTATTCGGCTACCTCCTCGTATAGCCGACCGATCGGTTTCGACCGCTTGATTGACACGACGCATAGATTCTAGTATACAACAATAAGTCTGTATATAGTGAAAAACTAGCAATGTGGGGTTTTCTGAGGAGTGGTCTGAGAGATCGCATCTCTTTCTCAGATATGATGAACACCGCGTTTCAACCTCCTTGGAAACTATAGTGGAGTAGACTTGTTTTTGAGGAAAGAGCGCACTCGGCGAAACGCGAACTTGGCAGCGCCCCGTAGGCATATGTGACGGGTCAGTGTAGTTCGACAAGAATCATGCCAGATTCATCTAACGTGTCATTTCATCGGTCAGGCGAGCTCGATGCGGAGTCATCGACGCTGATCGAAGGGTTGCCGGGACATGGACTGGTTGCGTCGATCGCCGTCGATCAAATCACAGATCAGCTTGGACTCGAGGAGTATGGGTCGATCCGGTCGGATTCCTTTCCGCCTGTGGCATCGTTCACGGACGGAATGGTTCAGGATACGGTACGCGTCCATGGCGGAACTGATCCGGATATTATGACGCTGAAGAGTGATGTCCCAATCCCGGAAGACGCGTTCGCCGATCTGAGTCAGTGCGTTCTAGAGGAACTAGTGGACAACTTCAGCCGAGCGATCTTCCTTGCCGGTGCGCCGGCCCAGTCCGAGGAACAGCAGGGCGATGTCATCGGCGTTGCGACGACCGAGACGTTGAAGACGGACCTCGAAGACGCCGGGATTGAGCTCGCGGAAGACTCCGGTGCCGTAGGTGGTGTGACCGGTGCACTCGTCAATGCCTGTTATCAGGCAGATGTTCCAGCAGCATTGCTCCTTGTCCGCGCAGACCCGCGTCTCCCGGATCCGGCTGCGGCACAGTCCGTGATCGAGACGGCGCTTGAACCGCTCGTCGAGTTTGATATTGATACCACCGAACTTCGCGAGCAGGCGGAGGAGATTCAGCGCCAGAAACAGCAGGTCGCACAACAGCTACAACAGACGCAGGAGCAACAGGACGAACCCGTCCGAGGAATGTTCCGGTAGTAGGGAAATCACGCGATCCAGATCAACGCGTATGAAGGATTATACCACCTTTGCGCCACGCTCTCGCAGCATTTCGAGTTGCTGGGGGCGGACGGCGAGCTGGTGTGACCTACGCTGGTATGACGGTCGCCGGCGTCGACAGGAGGGCGACACCGAGTGCGGCGGCAGCCGTGCGCCGGGCGATCGAACTCATTTCCACGGGTTCGGCACGAGGTCGGCCTGTATCTCCGCACCCACCTCGATCCGGCAGTCGGATCGCGGTTCTGCCACACAGAGCAGGACGTAACCGTCCTGTCGGTGTCGGGGTTTCAACCCCCGCGGGCGTTTGACGTGGACGAGGTCACCCTCCAGCAGGCGTCCAGTGCAGGTGGCGCAAGCACCGTACAGACAGCCGTAGGGGACGCCGAGGCCTGCACGCTCAGTAGCGTCGATGACCGTCTCGGCCTCCCGAACCTCGACGGTCGCCTCTCGACCGTCGCGCCACTCCAGAGTGACTGTGTGGGGCATCGGCGGCTACTGCCAGACGTCGCTGGTGCAGTCGCCGCCGGGCCAGCGAATCTCGTGGGCGCGGGCCGGGCCACCCGGGGCGTCGCCGAAGTCGACAAGGAAGTCCTCGTCGAGTTCCATCCGTCCCTCGTCGGGGTAGACGTCCGCCTTCATCATCAGCGACCCCTGCTCGCCAATTTCGGGGTAGAACTGGTTGTCCCACGAGGAGAACAGGGACGTCGTCCAGTAGACGCGCTTGCCGTCGCGGGAGAGCTGGAGCATCTGGGGCGCGCCACGGATTTCGGTGCCATGAATCTCCTGTCGGTCGGCGAAGTTACCACCGGCCCAGACCCGATCGACCAGCCGAGGGTTGCCGAAGTCGCTCACGTCGTACATCCGCATGTCGCCGTGCAGCCAGTTCGAGAAGAACAGGTACTGGTCGTCCAGCGAGAGGACGATGTCCGTCACGAGACCGGGGACGGGCATGTCCCAGTCGGGATGCTCGCGGGACTCGACGTCGATGACCTTCTCCCACTCCCACACGCCGTCGCTCTCCTCCCAGAAGCGGAGGATGTTCGAGGAGAGCGCCGCACCGACGTAGCCTTGGGTCTCCTCGGGATCGTGCGGCATGCGAATCTCCAGCGGAATCTGCCCCTCCTCGCCGAAGTTCAGGGTCTGCTGGTGCTCCTTGTTCTCCCAGTCCCAGATGTGGATGCTGTCGCCGTACCTACCCTCCTCGACGTCGTCGAGATCGAAGCCGGGATAGTAGGTATTCGGCGCGGCCCACTCCGTCGAGATCATCACGTTGTGACGGGGCTGGTACCAGTAGTCGTAGTTCATCTCCATGTCGCCGCGATCGGCTTCCCAGTGGCCGTCGATGGAGAAGTCGCTCTGGTCCAACTGGAGGAAGCCACCAGGGAGTTCGCCGTTGGCGTCACCGAGCATACTGATGACGACCTTCCCACCGGGGACGCAGTGAACCGTGTGCGGCGCAGACAGATCGTATTCGAAGATCTCCTCGGGTTCGATGACCTTCTCGATCTCCATGTTACGCGGATCCTCGGCGTCGAGGATGTGGATGCGGGAG
This region includes:
- a CDS encoding UvrD-helicase domain-containing protein gives rise to the protein MTAPNPKQRELIESTEGLYLVDAGAGTGKTFTVTRRYANIVSQNDVEPDDVLLITFTRNAATEMKDRIVTNCDYDMRALKDAPIQTFHSLCNDILEQHGFHAPTHLGIDDAITGSTQVLENETIEREYFGELIDQFSDDHSEYDDLFRCLSEPTELLDLINNLAAKGVFPTTDGWYRDSKSHLEGDFDAFKAVFDELNQPRNGGSKQSKLRSKLGRYGKNKCYLPDAPDRSELRGPRGTKAIPDEVAERAFTEDREHLIEFIHDIYIEYLEFALRRNYLNFSFLQLFAFVLLCEDDDLRESLAFEYVMIDEFQDSSEIQFKLSLLLAGTDNICVVGDWKQSIYSFQYAAIENITEFDSRLERFTTDLNDDAERVSFPVEPITNIELEENYRSTQEILDFSEHALVNPASSHESIDREAIREQVVSLSSNTEHEHSQIEAIQHDDEHEAILTKVQEIVGNDTYAVEDDGELRTPEYGDIAVLTRTRDFGRDLLSVAEEYDLPMAYEGGIELFRTDQAKLLLAWLRILETNADRGWAVVLERAGYTLDEIDHILEHEAYPENMAAFRTELAALETTNAIARRVFDHYGYDGPTADVILTTVQSVHNATTMTLGDLIRFIDQGVESGHTEEVHAAAGTNAITVQTIHSVKGLEHPIVILGNMNSGKFPPAGGRDGTITYSELTGLRQRKCYAEAHGEPHIYDNWRTDVLRRCQSTEADEERRLLYVAMTRAKDHLLFSAGDDPNTFLEELPVDITPLEPAVDTERIADSVQSQLTVPIPQPNGPDGDSPHSLMGDEVYEDVGQGRGQEFGSSVHEFAEQYALGDDVDPRNGDEQNIKELLDSLEGTLRAEEQVYLPLESDGDQVTISGVVDLVSVTSDRAEIIDYKTDQGRHAESKYRTQLSVYYHALDAWFESRDVSASIYYSARDSRIEIEPLSKEDLTDLLEIRE
- a CDS encoding PD-(D/E)XK nuclease family protein, translated to MSIKRSKPIGRLYEEVAEYDLVIVPDAPLASALNRRLEHPHFGPFAITPRRLAARRRETAEDRLAFLEVTSQNNLSWKQASYAIGNVLQCWEYQGSPDSILEYDTFDTPATRTVVDCIESLETTSRTLTDYQIDREEYEPVAVIGEQQLTNLERSILPPQYDAVDRFCDDSFELPPVRIFDSPAAIVDAVLDTVTPENADDIAVVLDANSEYSPLIESAFEATEIPYYGGPSFTDDQDHRAVIQLLRSTIAGSDTRLKSVKPLLTRLGMTIDVDHDEKRLFEVDAPELEWLRDFCDRAAALTIGDALTAYENRAECTLETFREELDHLGLLNEAITEDTIDRLTFYLETYDVPIDRENEGVLLADAKSASFVDRPVVFYLGLDESWTHTSPERPWVDHDEEFERNIDQFQSLLQSGVDQYYLVQDTAGGTPVTPCLYFEGLLETEFERFSDFESIRYARTFRSTGAGFDKEPINVETEPETALSQSSLNSYANCPRDYLFGRLVDNPDKDHFVEGNLFHDFAEFVVNHPKFVDDAVIEEVVDVMIEETRAFHRDVDLAARQTTYRVGLETIADYLERNAPSDTDSHTPTSSSDNVFATYFDRPVDSPATERWFEDDDRGIKGKIDLVQSPTQLVDFKSGSKKSSSQVIKRAAIDPPSDRPNFQALLYLTYYRSQRPNEQLEFTFFHFLETLDDVVTGEGTLDDCLTTVTYRPTPFDEFVQSRAVFEELREDASNDCNKTFSKTSYEEYLAAFDAHQPPRTRDAEEMADSPFGNALLERMIEAVGDYKYVTNGCMQAFRHLCGYRKEGYFVEDLDEFERFIDDQLAELNRYRRGESRFPVEGRAGEPNYRYVDNRDMILTTERATDAPADETEVSR
- a CDS encoding proteasome assembly chaperone family protein, which translates into the protein MPDSSNVSFHRSGELDAESSTLIEGLPGHGLVASIAVDQITDQLGLEEYGSIRSDSFPPVASFTDGMVQDTVRVHGGTDPDIMTLKSDVPIPEDAFADLSQCVLEELVDNFSRAIFLAGAPAQSEEQQGDVIGVATTETLKTDLEDAGIELAEDSGAVGGVTGALVNACYQADVPAALLLVRADPRLPDPAAAQSVIETALEPLVEFDIDTTELREQAEEIQRQKQQVAQQLQQTQEQQDEPVRGMFR
- a CDS encoding 2Fe-2S iron-sulfur cluster-binding protein — protein: MPHTVTLEWRDGREATVEVREAETVIDATERAGLGVPYGCLYGACATCTGRLLEGDLVHVKRPRGLKPRHRQDGYVLLCVAEPRSDCRIEVGAEIQADLVPNPWK
- a CDS encoding selenium-binding protein SBP56-related protein encodes the protein MSADEPSSAAEKHGHEHHEVEGPGYPTPAAMRTESEREKTAFVIALRVGMDVDGSDFIGVVDLDPESDTYSELVDTVEMPNKGDELHHFGWNSCSSSCHTEGLMRDHLIVPGQRSSRIHILDAEDPRNMEIEKVIEPEEIFEYDLSAPHTVHCVPGGKVVISMLGDANGELPGGFLQLDQSDFSIDGHWEADRGDMEMNYDYWYQPRHNVMISTEWAAPNTYYPGFDLDDVEEGRYGDSIHIWDWENKEHQQTLNFGEEGQIPLEIRMPHDPEETQGYVGAALSSNILRFWEESDGVWEWEKVIDVESREHPDWDMPVPGLVTDIVLSLDDQYLFFSNWLHGDMRMYDVSDFGNPRLVDRVWAGGNFADRQEIHGTEIRGAPQMLQLSRDGKRVYWTTSLFSSWDNQFYPEIGEQGSLMMKADVYPDEGRMELDEDFLVDFGDAPGGPARAHEIRWPGGDCTSDVWQ